AGCCGGCAACACGAGCTTCGACGGGAACGGGGACGCACAGCGCAGGATGTTTTTGCTCACGGTCAGCGGCGGACAGATCAGGGCGGTGAAATAAACAATCCCATGACGGAATTCGAACTCATCGAGCTTCTGACCCGCGGGGTCGACAGGTCGGCGACTGATCTTGCCGCGGGCGTGGGCGACGACTGCGCCGTCATATCGGGCCCTTCCGGAAGGCAGTGGCTCGTCACCACGGATCTTTTGTTGGAGGGAACGCACTTCGATCTCGCCTTCACCGATCTCGCTACGCTGGGGCGCAAGGCGCTTTCCGTCAATTTGAGCGACATCGCGGCCATGGGCGGCGCGCCCAGATTCTGGCTTGCCTCCATCGCGTTGCCGGGTTCGATCGGTGCGGACGGGGCGGGTCTCATCTACAAGGGGATGCGCGATGTGGCAGGCGAGCACGGGGCGATCCTGATAGGCGGCGACACTTCGTCGAGCAGAGAGAGGCTCATGATCTCGGTAACGGCCGTGGGCGAGTGCGCCTCCGGCTGCGCCGTGATGCGAAGCGGGGCTCACCCCGGCGATGCGTTGTACGTCACGGGCGAACTGGGCGGATCGGCGTTGGGGCTCGCGCTAATGCGGCGCGGGATTACGGACAGGGGCGCGGAGCCGTTCGTGGAGAGGCACAACGATCCGGTGCCGCGCGTAGAGGCGGGTCGGGCGCTCGCAGCAAGCGGCGCGTTGACTTCGATGATAGATGTGAGCGACGGGCTGATGGCCGACCTCGGGCACATCGCAGACGCCAGCGGTACGGGCTTCGAGATAAAGGCGGATCGCGTGCCGATCGGTCCGCGGTTCGGCGAGTTTGCCGAGAAGGTTGATTCCGGTCTTTGGGGCTTCATCCTCTCCGGCGGCG
The bacterium genome window above contains:
- the thiL gene encoding thiamine-phosphate kinase, giving the protein MTEFELIELLTRGVDRSATDLAAGVGDDCAVISGPSGRQWLVTTDLLLEGTHFDLAFTDLATLGRKALSVNLSDIAAMGGAPRFWLASIALPGSIGADGAGLIYKGMRDVAGEHGAILIGGDTSSSRERLMISVTAVGECASGCAVMRSGAHPGDALYVTGELGGSALGLALMRRGITDRGAEPFVERHNDPVPRVEAGRALAASGALTSMIDVSDGLMADLGHIADASGTGFEIKADRVPIGPRFGEFAEKVDSGLWGFILSGGEDYELAFTVDAAKIAEFERDAMRKAGVRVTRIGEMLKDPSARRAMLADGSELGLSSIGFDHFRGQA